Genomic window (Mycolicibacterium smegmatis):
GTTGCGCACGATGCGCAGCGCGTCGCGGTCGTCGTGCGCGAGGTGGTCGGTGACGCCCGAGGTCCTGGAGTGCAGGTCGCCGCCGCCGAGTTCCTCGGCGGTCACCACTTCCCCGGTCGCAGCCTTCACCAGGGGCGGGCCGCCCAGGAAGATCGTGCCCTGATTGCGCACGATGACAGCTTCGTCGCTCATGGCGGGCACATACGCCCCGCCCGCGGTGCAGGATCCGAGCACCGCGGCGATCTGGGCGATGCCCTGGGCGCTCATGGTGGCCTGGTTGTAGAAGATGCGGCCGAAGTGGTCGCGGTCGGGGAACACCTCGTCCTGGCGCGGCAGGAACGCACCGCCGGAGTCCACGAGATAGATGCACGGCAGTTTGTTCTGCAGCGCGATCTCCTGTGCGCGCAGGTGCTTCTTGACCGTGATCGGGTAGTACGTCCCGCCTTTCACCGTCGCGTCGTTGGCGACGATGACGCACTCGCGCCCGGACACCCCGCCGATACCGGCGATCATGCCCGCGCCGGGGCACTCGTCGTCGTACATGCCGCCCGCGGCCAGCGGCGCGAGCTCGAGGAACGGGCTGCCGGGGTCCAGCAGGCCGTCGACGCGGTCGCGCGGCAACAGCTTGCCCCGGCCGACGTGGCGTTCCCTCGCGCGTTCGGGCCCGCCGAGGGCGGCGGCCGCGAGCTTGCTGCGCAACTCGGCGACCAGCGCCAGATGCTCGTCGCGATGCGATGACAAGGCGTCTCCATCTGAGTTAATGACGACTAACTCGTGGTACGTTAGTCACGATTAACCGAGTTGTCCATACCCCTACCTCCGGAGCCCGTTATGTCGTCCGTGACGCGCCGCAGCCAGGCCAAATCGGACCGGCGCAGCCAGCTGATCGCCGCGGCCGAACGTCTCGTGGCCGAGCGCGGCTACCTCGCCGTGCGGCTCGAGGACATCGGCGCGGCCGTCGGGGTCAGCGGCCCCGCCATCTACCGGCACTTCCCCAACAAAGAGGCCATGCTGGTCGAATTGCTGGTGGGTATCAGCACACGCCTGCTCGACGGTGCCCGCGAGGTCGTCGAGACCCACGACGACCCGGCCAAGGCTCTCGACGCGCTGGTGGACTTCCACCTCGACTTCGCGTTCGACGAATCCGACCTGATCCGCATCCAGGACCGCGACCTCGCCCATCTGCCCGACACCGCCAAACGGCAGGTGCGCCGCGCGCAGCGGCAGTACGTCGAGATCTGGGTGTCGGTGCTGACGCGGCTGCGGCCCGACCTGCCCGAAGAAGAGGCCCGCGTCATGGCGCACGCCACCTTCGGGCTGCTCAACTCGACTCCGCACAGCGTCAAACCCGCTGTGTCCAAGGCACAGTCGAGCACCGCGCAGTCGCGTGGGGTGCTGCGGAGGATGACCGTCGCGGCGCTCACCGCGACGGGCTGAGCTCTCAGGCGGTGAACGCCTTGACCAGCCAGCGTTCCATGGCGTCGACGAGCACCGCGCGGTTCTCACGCTTGATGATCTCGTGACCGTCGTCGGCGAACATCAACAATTCGACCGGGCGCCCGAGGTCGTGCAGCGCGTCGTACATCTGCAGCGACTCGCTCGGCGGCACGTTGGTGTCGTTGGCGCCGTGCACCAGCAGCAGCGGAGCGGTCAGCGCGTGCGCGCGCGGCAGTGGCGACAGCTTCTCCAGCAGGTCCCGGTCGGCGACGGGGTGGCCGTACTTGGGATAGGCCGCCGCGGCGATCCACGGTTCGGTGTTGCGGTAGAAGGTGTTCAGATCGCTCATACCGCAGATGCTGATGCCCGCGGCGAACAGTTCGGGATGGAACGTCAGCGCGGCCAGCGTGAGATACCCGCCGTATGACCAACCCGTGCAGGCGATCTTGTCGGCCGGTGCCAGACCCTTGTCGACGAGGTACTGCACGCAGTCGGCGACGTCGTCGATGGCCGCGAAGCGTCGTTCCTTGTCGTCGGCGTGCATGAACGCGCGCCCGAATCCGCCGGAGCCGCGCACATTCGGCGTCAGCACGGCGATACCGGCCTCCAGCAGTTGCGGATAGAACTCGTTGTACTCCGGGCGCGCCTGTCCCTCGGGACCGCCGTGCAGGAACAGCATCGCGCCGATTGGTTCGGTGTGCGGCCAGTACAGCCACGAGTTGAGCTCAAGACCGTCGCGCGCGGTGATCATCTCCAATGTCGGTGTGCCCGTCACGGGCCCGCCGCTGGGCTCGCGGTCGATGCGTTCCCACTCTCGGGTGCGCGGGTCGACCAGTTCGACCGTCGGCGGCAGCGACGGACCCTGCACGGTCATCGCCACCATGGAACCGCCCGCGCTGATGCTCAACTGGCTGGCCACCATGCCCGGCAGCGGAATCGGTTCCGACAGTGTCTCATCGGCGTACTCGAGGATCTGCAGTTCGCTGCGGCCGTCGACGTTCCACAGCATGGCCACGGTGGACAGATCGTCGCTGACCACGAACTCGTCGAGTTCGTACCCGGGGCGCTCGGCCACCACGTGGTAGGAGACGCCGTCGGCGGTGACGGTGACCTCGAGCAGGCGCGCGTGGGACGCGCCGTTCTCGCTGCGGATCAATGCCCGCACGTAACCCTCGGTGGTGCCCTCGGTGGTGTGGGACTCCCCGTCGGCCTGGAAGTACTTGTGCGGTTCCATCAGGGTGACCGTCTCGCCGTCCAAGCCGGAGCGCACGCGCCGCGGGCTGTGGTCGTCGAGAATCACACCGTAGTCGGTGGTGGAGCCGGGATCGTAAGGCAGCAGGGCGATTTCGCGCTGACCCCACAGCATGATCAACTCGCGGTAGCCGCGCGGGCCCACCCGGATGAGCGAAGCACCCTGCCACGAGTCGACGAGCCTGCCGCTCGAGCGGCGATCGAGCACCGTCGTCTCGCCGGTGCCCGGATCGATCAGGCACGAACTGCCGACCCCGTCGTCACCGGTGAGGATGGCGGCCACCTTGGTGCCGTCCCAGCCGATCAACTCGGCGGTGCCCTCGGTGCCGTCGGGCCACGAGTCGATGCGGCGTGCGTCACGATCGTCGGGATCTGTGGTCACCACCCAGATCTGGCTGCGGGTCGCACCTTCGGGAGCGACCTCACAGGCCAGCCAGTGACCATCGGCCGAGTGCAGGACACGAAGGACCGGGCCGACGACGGGAAGTTCGACGTCACGCGACGAACTCGCACGCCATCCGCGCAGGAAGCGCTGCACGGCCCGCGGGAAACCGCCGTCGTCGACCAGATGCGCGAACGCCGTCGCATCCGGCGACAACGACGCGCCGTAGTTCACCCGAACGTGCCGTTCCGCGCTCACTCGTCTCCTCCCAGGCCGGACGGCCGTATGCGGCAAGCGTGCCACACCGATGGCTACCCTCGACTCCGTCTCGGCACACTGTGCAGTCGCACAGGTACCCTGCAGCCATGAGGTGGGCATGACCGATTCACCACGCCGCGACGGCAACGAACCGACCCAACAGTTCGGAAGCGGCTATCCCGTCGAATATCCCGATCCGGCGTACGCGAACCAGACCCCGTACGGCGGCGGGTACCCGGCTGCGCCTAATCCGGTGTCCAATCCCCCGGCCAACCCGCAGCCCACCCAGCAGATGCCGGCGTACCCGCCCTACGGTTACGACCCGTACGCCTCAGGTCAGTACGGCTCGGGTCAGTACGGCGGATTCCCGCCTGCCGGGCCACCTCCGGAGCCCGAGCCCGAGGACCGCGAACCCCGCATGTGGCTGTGGGTGCTCGCGGCGCTCGCCGTGCTCGTCGTGGTGGGCCTGGTGATCGCGCTCGTCATCGCCAACGGCTCGCGGCAGGAGACCGTCGTCGCGCCGCCGGTGTCACCACAGCCCAGCTTCAGCGAGCCCACCACCACGGCACCCTCGCCGTCGCGGACGCCGCGTCCCGTGCCCGTGCCGCCCCGCACCTCCGCGCCCACCTCGCCCACGACACCGGGCGCCACCGAGACCGTGGTGTACGAGGTCGCCGGTGAGGGCCGCGCGATCAACATCACCTATCTGGACACCGGCGGCATGCTGCAGACCGAGTTCAACGTGCTGCTGCCGTGGAGCAAGCAGGTCGAACTGCCCGAGCCCGCGAAAGAGACCGCGAGCGTGAGCGTGCTGAACTTCGGTCCCGAGGTGTCGTGCACCGTGACCGTCGACGGCCTCCAGACGCAGCATCGGACCGGTTCCGGCCTGACGATCTGCGTCGGCACCATGCGGTAGCTCAGCGCGCGGTGACCCGCTCGGGCGTGCGCACCGCCGCCATGCCCACCAGGCCTGCCACCAGCACCAGGCACAGGCCGCCCATACCGGCGCGGTCGGTGCCGAAGATGTCGATGAACATGAAGAACAGCCACGGCGCGAGGAACGACACGGCGCGGCCCACGGTGGTGTAGAGCCCGAAGGCCACACCCTCCTTGCCTTCGGCGGACATGCGCAGCATCAGTGT
Coding sequences:
- the bkaR gene encoding TetR family transcriptional regulator BkaR; the encoded protein is MSSVTRRSQAKSDRRSQLIAAAERLVAERGYLAVRLEDIGAAVGVSGPAIYRHFPNKEAMLVELLVGISTRLLDGAREVVETHDDPAKALDALVDFHLDFAFDESDLIRIQDRDLAHLPDTAKRQVRRAQRQYVEIWVSVLTRLRPDLPEEEARVMAHATFGLLNSTPHSVKPAVSKAQSSTAQSRGVLRRMTVAALTATG
- a CDS encoding alpha/beta hydrolase family protein, whose translation is MNYGASLSPDATAFAHLVDDGGFPRAVQRFLRGWRASSSRDVELPVVGPVLRVLHSADGHWLACEVAPEGATRSQIWVVTTDPDDRDARRIDSWPDGTEGTAELIGWDGTKVAAILTGDDGVGSSCLIDPGTGETTVLDRRSSGRLVDSWQGASLIRVGPRGYRELIMLWGQREIALLPYDPGSTTDYGVILDDHSPRRVRSGLDGETVTLMEPHKYFQADGESHTTEGTTEGYVRALIRSENGASHARLLEVTVTADGVSYHVVAERPGYELDEFVVSDDLSTVAMLWNVDGRSELQILEYADETLSEPIPLPGMVASQLSISAGGSMVAMTVQGPSLPPTVELVDPRTREWERIDREPSGGPVTGTPTLEMITARDGLELNSWLYWPHTEPIGAMLFLHGGPEGQARPEYNEFYPQLLEAGIAVLTPNVRGSGGFGRAFMHADDKERRFAAIDDVADCVQYLVDKGLAPADKIACTGWSYGGYLTLAALTFHPELFAAGISICGMSDLNTFYRNTEPWIAAAAYPKYGHPVADRDLLEKLSPLPRAHALTAPLLLVHGANDTNVPPSESLQMYDALHDLGRPVELLMFADDGHEIIKRENRAVLVDAMERWLVKAFTA
- a CDS encoding MmpS family transport accessory protein, which codes for MTDSPRRDGNEPTQQFGSGYPVEYPDPAYANQTPYGGGYPAAPNPVSNPPANPQPTQQMPAYPPYGYDPYASGQYGSGQYGGFPPAGPPPEPEPEDREPRMWLWVLAALAVLVVVGLVIALVIANGSRQETVVAPPVSPQPSFSEPTTTAPSPSRTPRPVPVPPRTSAPTSPTTPGATETVVYEVAGEGRAINITYLDTGGMLQTEFNVLLPWSKQVELPEPAKETASVSVLNFGPEVSCTVTVDGLQTQHRTGSGLTICVGTMR